In Sinorhizobium mexicanum, one DNA window encodes the following:
- a CDS encoding acetyl/propionyl/methylcrotonyl-CoA carboxylase subunit alpha — protein MFSKLLIANRGEIACRIIRTARRLGIRTVAVYSDADGDALHVTLADQAVRIGPANAAESYLSIDRVIEAARAVGADAIHPGYGFLSENADFAEAVEAAGIVFVGPPPEAIRAMGLKDAAKALMEQSGVPVVPGYHGEQQDPEFLAARAAEIGYPLLIKARAGGGGKGMRRVERREDFGSALEAAQREAQGSFGDAGVLIEKYLTRPRHIEVQIFGDRHGNIVHLFERDCSLQRRHQKVIEEAPAPGMTAEVRRAMGDAAVRAAHAIGYVGAGTVEFIADVTNGLWPDQFYFMEMNTRLQVEHPVTEAVTGIDLVEWQLRVADGEPLPKKQGEIGIDGWSFEARIYAEDPTRGFLPATGRLAHLSFPDSNVRIDSGVTQGDAITPFYDPLIAKLIVHAGTRSAALARLQAALKEVRIGGTVTNLDFLIKLTDEQDFRAGRPDTGLIDRAVERLAAPNDPDDEALALAAIVSTGVLQPMTSADPWASLGYWQIWGDAHRTISIDHASGRAAVTLASRGRDQFAVRAGTSTLPVLVLERFENGARLEVAGQRRTLRFLRQGETLTLFLDGRNLVFHLPDGLAGGHGGEIADDELVAPMPGLVKMVRVGAGEAVAKGQPLVVMEAMKMELTLSASREGTVASVHVAEGTQVSEGTVLVTLSEEAAQ, from the coding sequence ATGTTTTCCAAACTCCTGATTGCCAATCGCGGCGAGATCGCTTGCCGCATCATTCGCACCGCCAGGCGGCTGGGCATCCGCACCGTTGCCGTCTATTCGGATGCGGACGGCGACGCGCTTCATGTGACGCTCGCCGACCAGGCGGTGCGGATCGGCCCCGCGAACGCCGCCGAAAGCTACCTTTCGATCGACCGCGTCATAGAAGCCGCGAGGGCCGTGGGCGCTGACGCCATCCATCCGGGCTATGGCTTCCTGTCCGAAAACGCTGATTTTGCCGAAGCCGTCGAGGCCGCCGGCATCGTTTTCGTGGGCCCGCCACCGGAAGCGATCCGGGCGATGGGCCTCAAGGATGCGGCCAAGGCGCTGATGGAGCAGTCCGGTGTGCCCGTCGTGCCGGGCTATCACGGCGAACAGCAGGATCCTGAGTTCCTGGCGGCCAGGGCGGCGGAAATCGGCTATCCGTTGCTGATCAAGGCGCGCGCCGGCGGCGGCGGAAAGGGCATGCGGCGCGTCGAGCGACGAGAGGATTTCGGTTCGGCGCTGGAAGCCGCGCAGCGGGAAGCTCAAGGATCCTTCGGCGACGCCGGCGTTCTGATCGAGAAGTATCTGACCCGCCCTCGCCACATCGAGGTCCAGATTTTCGGAGACCGGCATGGCAACATCGTTCATCTTTTCGAGCGCGACTGCTCGTTGCAGCGGCGGCACCAGAAGGTGATTGAGGAGGCGCCGGCGCCGGGCATGACCGCGGAAGTGCGCCGCGCCATGGGGGACGCCGCCGTCAGGGCGGCGCATGCGATCGGCTATGTCGGCGCCGGCACCGTCGAGTTCATCGCCGACGTGACCAATGGCCTCTGGCCGGACCAGTTCTATTTCATGGAGATGAACACGCGATTGCAGGTAGAGCATCCGGTGACCGAGGCCGTCACCGGAATCGATCTTGTCGAATGGCAGCTGCGCGTCGCAGACGGCGAGCCGCTGCCGAAAAAGCAGGGCGAGATCGGTATAGACGGCTGGTCCTTCGAGGCGCGCATCTACGCCGAGGATCCGACCCGCGGCTTCCTGCCGGCGACCGGGCGGCTGGCGCACTTGAGTTTTCCGGACAGCAACGTGCGCATTGACTCCGGCGTGACACAGGGGGACGCGATAACCCCCTTTTACGATCCGCTGATCGCCAAGCTGATCGTGCATGCCGGAACACGCTCGGCGGCGCTTGCGCGGCTGCAGGCGGCCCTGAAGGAAGTCCGGATCGGCGGAACGGTTACCAATCTCGATTTCCTCATCAAGCTGACGGACGAGCAGGATTTCCGCGCCGGCAGGCCGGACACGGGGCTTATCGACCGAGCGGTCGAGCGGCTGGCGGCACCGAACGATCCGGACGACGAAGCATTGGCGCTGGCGGCAATTGTCTCCACGGGCGTCCTCCAGCCGATGACGTCCGCCGATCCCTGGGCCTCGCTCGGCTACTGGCAGATCTGGGGCGATGCCCATCGGACGATTTCCATCGATCACGCGAGCGGGCGCGCGGCCGTCACGCTCGCGTCGCGCGGACGCGATCAGTTCGCCGTTCGTGCCGGTACGAGCACCCTGCCGGTACTCGTGCTCGAACGCTTCGAAAACGGTGCGCGGCTGGAAGTGGCCGGGCAGAGGCGAACGCTTCGCTTCCTTCGGCAGGGCGAGACGCTGACATTGTTTCTCGATGGCCGGAACCTGGTGTTTCACCTGCCGGATGGGTTGGCCGGCGGACATGGCGGGGAAATTGCTGACGACGAGCTCGTCGCACCGATGCCGGGGCTCGTCAAGATGGTCCGTGTCGGCGCGGGCGAGGCCGTTGCCAAGGGCCAGCCGCTGGTGGTGATGGAGGCGATGAAGATGGAGCTGACGCTTTCGGCCTCGCGAGAGGGGACGGTCGCGAGCGTGCACGTGGCCGAGGGCACGCAGGTCAGCGAGGGTACTGTCCTCGTAACGCTCAGTGAGGAGGCCGCACAGTGA
- a CDS encoding Lrp/AsnC family transcriptional regulator, with protein sequence MDATDRKIIGILAEDARTSLTDIGAAVDLSPSAVNERIRRLVAGGTIRRFTLDVDHRALGLDVLAFVWIALSADADETEFRAFMAAHPVVAECHHVTGAWSYCVKVRMPTLSDIEPFLSELKARRYLARSETVIALSTVADNLFTGPEVR encoded by the coding sequence ATGGACGCTACAGACAGAAAAATCATTGGAATTCTTGCAGAGGATGCCCGAACGTCGTTGACCGACATCGGTGCGGCGGTCGACCTCTCGCCCTCCGCCGTCAACGAGCGCATCCGCCGGCTCGTTGCCGGTGGCACGATCCGCCGTTTTACGCTCGACGTGGATCATCGCGCCCTTGGCCTCGACGTTCTCGCCTTTGTCTGGATCGCCCTTTCGGCCGATGCCGATGAAACCGAATTCCGCGCGTTCATGGCGGCACACCCGGTTGTCGCCGAATGCCATCACGTCACTGGCGCATGGTCCTATTGCGTCAAGGTCCGCATGCCGACGCTCAGCGATATCGAGCCGTTTCTCTCCGAGCTGAAAGCACGGCGATACCTCGCCCGCAGCGAGACCGTCATCGCGCTTTCGACCGTTGCCGATAACCTCTTCACTGGACCGGAGGTCCGATAG
- a CDS encoding gluconokinase — protein sequence MTDKKHRPAAPAHRFPGSLVVMGVSGSGKSSVGERIAKAYGYPFIEGDALHPPENIKKMSDGVPLTDDDRWPWLAAIGRKLAESSGPAVVACSALKLSYRQKLRESAPEELAFVYLHGTEAVLAERMQHRTGHFMPPSLLETQLATLEDPTGEANTVAIDIDQPLAAIVDEALAALGKM from the coding sequence ATGACCGACAAGAAACACCGACCCGCGGCGCCGGCGCACCGATTTCCAGGCTCGCTCGTCGTGATGGGCGTGTCGGGAAGCGGAAAATCGTCTGTGGGCGAGCGCATCGCAAAAGCCTATGGCTATCCCTTCATCGAGGGGGACGCGCTGCATCCGCCCGAGAACATCAAGAAGATGTCCGACGGCGTTCCACTAACGGACGATGACCGCTGGCCATGGCTGGCGGCGATCGGCCGGAAGCTCGCGGAAAGCTCCGGCCCGGCCGTCGTTGCCTGCTCGGCGCTCAAACTCAGCTATCGGCAGAAGCTGCGTGAAAGCGCGCCGGAGGAACTGGCTTTCGTCTATCTCCATGGAACCGAGGCGGTGTTGGCGGAGCGGATGCAGCATCGCACCGGCCACTTCATGCCGCCGTCGTTGTTAGAGACCCAGCTCGCGACGTTGGAAGATCCGACCGGCGAGGCGAACACCGTAGCGATCGATATCGACCAACCGCTGGCTGCAATCGTCGATGAAGCGCTTGCCGCTCTCGGCAAGATGTAG
- a CDS encoding carboxyl transferase domain-containing protein — protein MTILRSHISASSDLYKSNRAAMTEAIATVEEAVRMAVNGGGETARERHVSRGKLLPRDRVASLIDPGTPFLEVGATAAHGMYNGDAPGAGLVTGIGRIAGRECMIVCNDPTVKGGTYYPITVKKHLRAQEIAAENRLPCVYLVDSGGANLPNQDEVFPDREHFGRIFYNQANMSAAGIPQIAVVMGSCTAGGAYVPAMSDEAIIVEGQGTIFLAGPPLVRAATGEVVSAEDLGGADVHTRVSGVADHLARDDAHALALARRAVSALNREKPSSVELRTPEPPLYDPEEIAGIVPADLRTPYEIREVIARIVDGSRFDEFKARFGTTLVCGFAHIHGIPVGIVANNGVLFSESALKGSHFVELCAQRKIPLVFLQNITGFMVGRKYETEGIAKHGAKLVTAVATAKVPKVTMLVGGSFGAGNYGMCGRAFSPRFLWTWPNSRISVMGGEQAAGVLSTVRGEALRRAGTPWSEEEEARFRQPVLDLFERQSHPLYASARLWDDGVVDPRKSRDVLALSLSAALNAPIADTRFGLFRM, from the coding sequence ATGACAATTTTGAGATCGCATATCTCGGCATCCTCGGACCTCTACAAGAGCAACCGTGCGGCGATGACGGAGGCCATCGCGACAGTCGAGGAAGCGGTGCGGATGGCTGTCAACGGCGGCGGCGAAACGGCGCGGGAGCGCCATGTCAGCCGCGGGAAGCTGCTGCCGCGCGACCGGGTTGCTTCCCTGATCGATCCGGGCACGCCCTTCCTGGAGGTCGGCGCCACCGCGGCGCACGGCATGTACAATGGCGACGCGCCGGGCGCCGGGCTGGTTACCGGAATTGGCCGGATTGCCGGGCGCGAATGCATGATCGTCTGCAACGATCCGACCGTCAAAGGCGGCACCTACTACCCGATAACAGTCAAGAAGCATCTGAGGGCACAGGAAATTGCCGCCGAAAACCGGCTCCCCTGCGTCTACCTGGTCGATTCCGGGGGCGCCAACCTGCCCAACCAGGACGAGGTTTTTCCAGATCGCGAGCATTTCGGCCGGATCTTCTACAACCAGGCCAACATGTCGGCTGCCGGCATCCCGCAGATCGCCGTCGTCATGGGATCCTGCACGGCGGGCGGCGCCTATGTGCCGGCCATGTCCGACGAGGCGATCATCGTCGAGGGGCAGGGCACGATCTTCCTGGCCGGCCCTCCGCTGGTGCGGGCGGCGACCGGCGAAGTGGTCTCGGCCGAGGATCTCGGCGGCGCCGACGTCCACACGCGGGTGTCGGGCGTTGCCGATCATCTGGCGCGTGACGATGCGCATGCGCTGGCCCTGGCGCGGCGCGCCGTATCAGCCTTGAACCGCGAAAAACCTTCGTCGGTGGAACTTCGTACGCCGGAGCCGCCGCTCTACGATCCAGAAGAGATCGCCGGGATCGTGCCGGCCGACCTCAGAACGCCCTATGAGATCCGCGAGGTGATTGCCCGGATCGTCGACGGTTCCCGTTTCGACGAATTCAAGGCCCGTTTCGGAACCACGCTCGTCTGCGGCTTCGCCCATATTCATGGGATCCCGGTCGGCATCGTCGCGAATAACGGCGTGCTGTTTTCGGAATCGGCGCTGAAGGGGAGCCATTTCGTCGAGCTCTGTGCCCAGCGCAAGATCCCGCTTGTTTTCCTGCAGAACATCACGGGCTTCATGGTCGGCCGCAAATACGAAACCGAAGGCATCGCCAAGCATGGCGCCAAGCTGGTGACGGCGGTCGCCACGGCAAAAGTGCCCAAGGTCACCATGCTGGTCGGCGGATCTTTCGGGGCCGGCAATTACGGCATGTGCGGGCGTGCATTTTCACCGCGCTTTCTTTGGACCTGGCCGAACAGCCGCATTTCCGTGATGGGTGGCGAACAGGCTGCCGGCGTTCTCTCGACGGTGCGCGGCGAAGCGTTGAGACGGGCCGGCACGCCGTGGAGCGAGGAGGAGGAGGCGCGCTTCCGCCAGCCGGTGCTCGATCTTTTCGAGCGGCAAAGCCATCCGCTCTATGCCTCGGCACGCCTTTGGGACGACGGCGTCGTCGATCCGCGAAAAAGCCGCGACGTGCTCGCACTGTCGCTGTCGGCCGCGCTCAACGCGCCGATCGCGGATACACGTTTCGGATTGTTCAGGATGTAG
- a CDS encoding hydroxymethylglutaryl-CoA lyase yields the protein MTSSASEHVTIVEMAPRDGLQNESRLVDTDDKIRLVDLLSDCGFERIEVTSFVSPKWVPQMADAPAVMAGIARRPGIRYAALTPNIRGFEAARAASADEVAIFASASESFSQKNINCSIAESIERFRPVAEASRHHGIPMRGYVSCVVECPYEGPIAPEAAARVARLLSELGCYEISLGDTIGRGTPEAVDTMLATVLGDIPATKLAGHFHDTSGRALENIAVGLDRGLRVFDASTGGLGGCPYAPGAAGNVDTLAVNAFLQTKGFSTGLDAEKLDRAAAFARSLRSAA from the coding sequence GTGACATCGTCGGCAAGCGAGCACGTCACGATCGTCGAGATGGCGCCGCGCGACGGCCTCCAGAACGAATCCCGGCTTGTCGATACCGATGACAAGATCCGGCTCGTCGACCTGCTCTCCGATTGCGGTTTCGAGCGCATCGAGGTGACCAGCTTCGTCAGCCCGAAATGGGTGCCGCAGATGGCCGATGCCCCGGCGGTGATGGCCGGCATCGCGCGGCGCCCGGGCATTCGCTACGCGGCGTTGACGCCGAACATCCGGGGCTTCGAGGCTGCCCGCGCCGCGAGCGCCGACGAGGTGGCGATTTTCGCCTCGGCCTCCGAAAGCTTCTCTCAGAAGAACATCAACTGCTCGATTGCCGAGAGCATCGAGCGCTTCCGTCCTGTCGCGGAGGCAAGCCGGCACCATGGAATTCCGATGCGCGGCTACGTCAGCTGTGTCGTCGAGTGCCCTTACGAGGGACCGATCGCGCCGGAGGCCGCCGCCCGCGTCGCACGCCTTCTTTCCGAACTCGGCTGTTACGAGATCAGTCTCGGCGACACGATCGGGCGCGGCACGCCGGAAGCCGTTGATACCATGCTGGCGACGGTGCTCGGCGACATCCCCGCGACAAAACTTGCGGGTCATTTCCACGACACGTCCGGCCGGGCGCTGGAAAATATAGCTGTCGGCCTCGACCGGGGGCTGCGGGTGTTCGACGCCTCGACCGGAGGGCTCGGCGGTTGCCCCTACGCGCCGGGCGCCGCCGGTAACGTCGATACGCTTGCGGTGAATGCGTTCCTGCAGACGAAAGGATTTTCGACCGGGCTTGACGCCGAAAAGCTCGATCGCGCCGCGGCCTTCGCCCGATCCCTGAGGAGTGCTGCATGA
- a CDS encoding isovaleryl-CoA dehydrogenase: MYHGGLSFALGDDIDALRDSLRRFASERIAPLAEETDRSNAFPAPLWREMGELGVLGITADEAYGGAGMGYLAHCIAMEEISRASASVGLSYGAHSNLCVNQINRNGSPAQKAKYLPTLISGEHVGALAMSEPGAGSDVVSMTLRADKRGDRYVLNGNKMWITNGPDADVLVVYAKTDPAAGPRGITAFLVEKGFAGFSTGQKLDKLGMRGSNTCELIFRDCEVPEENVLGADGRGVNVLMSGLDYERVVLSAGPLGIMAACLDVVVPYLHERKQFGQPIGEFQLMQGKLADMYVTMNAARAYVYAVAAACDRGETARKDAAGCILYAAEKATALALEAIQALGGNGYTNDYPAGRLLRDAKLYEIGAGTSEIRRILIGRELFAETK, encoded by the coding sequence ATGTATCATGGTGGACTGAGTTTCGCCCTTGGCGATGACATCGACGCGTTGCGCGACAGCCTTCGCCGGTTTGCGAGCGAGCGGATCGCGCCGCTTGCGGAAGAGACGGACCGGAGCAATGCCTTTCCCGCGCCCCTCTGGCGGGAGATGGGAGAGCTCGGCGTGCTCGGCATCACCGCCGACGAGGCCTATGGCGGCGCCGGCATGGGATACCTCGCCCATTGCATCGCGATGGAGGAAATCAGCCGCGCCTCCGCCTCGGTGGGCCTAAGCTACGGTGCCCATTCCAACCTCTGCGTCAACCAGATCAACCGCAACGGCAGCCCCGCACAAAAGGCCAAGTATCTGCCGACGCTGATTTCCGGCGAACATGTCGGCGCGCTCGCCATGTCCGAACCGGGTGCGGGCTCAGACGTGGTCTCGATGACGCTGAGGGCTGACAAGCGTGGCGACCGCTACGTGCTGAACGGCAACAAGATGTGGATCACCAATGGTCCGGACGCCGACGTGCTGGTGGTCTATGCCAAGACCGATCCGGCTGCCGGCCCGCGTGGCATCACCGCCTTCCTCGTCGAAAAGGGTTTCGCCGGCTTCTCGACCGGCCAGAAGCTCGACAAGCTCGGCATGCGCGGCTCCAACACCTGCGAACTCATTTTCAGAGACTGTGAGGTGCCGGAAGAAAATGTGCTCGGCGCGGACGGTCGCGGTGTCAACGTGCTGATGTCCGGCCTCGACTACGAGCGCGTCGTGCTCTCGGCCGGGCCGCTCGGCATCATGGCGGCTTGCCTCGATGTCGTCGTCCCCTATCTCCATGAGCGCAAGCAGTTCGGCCAGCCGATCGGCGAGTTCCAGTTGATGCAGGGAAAGCTTGCCGACATGTATGTGACGATGAATGCGGCGCGCGCCTATGTCTATGCGGTGGCGGCTGCCTGCGACCGGGGCGAAACCGCGCGCAAGGACGCCGCCGGCTGCATTCTCTATGCGGCCGAAAAGGCGACCGCATTGGCGCTCGAGGCAATCCAGGCGCTCGGCGGCAACGGCTACACCAACGACTATCCGGCCGGCCGCCTGCTGCGTGACGCCAAGCTCTACGAGATCGGCGCCGGCACGAGCGAGATCCGCCGGATCCTGATCGGGCGCGAACTGTTCGCGGAAACAAAATAG
- a CDS encoding LysE family translocator encodes MSVLLFGKGLLLGLAIAAPVGPIGALCISRTLTRGFWAGVAGGLGTALADAAYAMLAAVGFAAFAAALSAIATPLGLVGGLFMIWLGWRGLAPKPVATAAEIDARDLIHTTTATFFLTIANPTTILSFAAIFAGLGLSTVGQGIKGAIVVSGVFLGSLAWWFFLSGGVALAKRRLPDSFAAWVSRISGLLLIAFGITALASSATRFV; translated from the coding sequence ATGTCCGTACTGCTTTTCGGAAAAGGCCTCCTGCTCGGCCTCGCCATTGCCGCCCCGGTCGGGCCGATCGGCGCGCTTTGCATCAGCCGTACGCTGACGCGCGGCTTTTGGGCCGGCGTCGCGGGCGGCCTTGGAACCGCGCTCGCCGACGCGGCCTACGCGATGCTCGCGGCGGTCGGCTTTGCGGCATTCGCTGCTGCGCTTTCCGCAATCGCGACACCGCTCGGCCTGGTGGGAGGCCTGTTCATGATATGGCTCGGCTGGCGCGGACTGGCGCCGAAACCGGTTGCTACGGCCGCCGAGATCGACGCGCGCGATCTCATTCATACGACGACCGCGACCTTCTTCCTGACGATCGCCAACCCCACGACGATCCTGTCCTTCGCCGCCATCTTCGCCGGGCTCGGGCTTTCGACGGTGGGCCAAGGGATAAAGGGCGCGATTGTCGTCTCGGGCGTCTTTCTCGGTTCGCTCGCCTGGTGGTTCTTCTTGAGCGGCGGCGTCGCGCTCGCCAAGAGACGGCTCCCGGATAGTTTCGCCGCTTGGGTGTCGCGCATTTCCGGGCTTCTGCTGATCGCATTCGGCATAACCGCGCTCGCATCGAGCGCGACACGGTTTGTCTGA
- a CDS encoding SARP family transcriptional regulator — translation MTYRLQTLGRLRLLNEAGREVAFPEKGLLILCLAIANGHREQSRAETARLLWDGVEPSQAYVNLRKTISRITAQQTELGRTFLTFSQSSILVNAGSLTSDLDAVNDEGGDTLARFCRIATVLRDDFLKDARSHGRALDAWINRQRERHMSLLRESLLAAAPAAAGKHRELLKSAAMRLLERSPSDEEVRAILKSALESEGRHHDAQVIFDSVSLSVPIASNQPSAPVEVLVRDDQHQRKPPRLVLLPPNAERADSAAAIFASSLIEDVTIGLCALRSVSVIAPYTAAQIGLQADKANTYERHTISYILDTRLTDEGDRQSLFAQLIFFANDEVIWADRFNLVGDGLMRSRRGIAHQIASAIASQVEQNEAARHAYERNGESYRSYLLGQRYLKHLNLPEIRRARKSFREALGGQRDFAPAMSGLARSYFVEWLLTARNDRELLMLAESHAREAVAADETLASGYRELGVVKLYLREFDESVEFHDRAEELSPHYANVIASYADTLVQASRPGEGLQKIEAAIDLNPIAPDEYFWTAAGASYSLRRYEQALAYIDRMRDRTPADRLSAASWGMLGDRRKARQFVRKTFDVHPDFDLGRWMAIVPFREEWQKEHYREGLKKAGF, via the coding sequence ATGACCTACAGGTTGCAGACTCTGGGACGATTGCGCCTGCTTAACGAAGCGGGCCGCGAAGTCGCCTTCCCCGAGAAGGGTCTGCTCATACTGTGTCTTGCGATTGCCAACGGCCATCGCGAGCAATCCCGGGCGGAAACTGCGAGGCTGCTCTGGGACGGAGTCGAGCCCAGTCAGGCCTATGTCAACCTGCGCAAGACAATTTCCCGCATCACCGCGCAGCAGACGGAACTCGGGCGAACCTTTCTGACCTTTTCGCAGTCGTCGATCCTAGTCAATGCCGGCAGCTTGACGAGCGATCTGGATGCCGTGAACGATGAAGGCGGCGACACTTTGGCTCGCTTCTGCCGCATTGCCACTGTGCTGCGCGACGATTTCCTGAAGGATGCAAGATCGCACGGCAGGGCGCTCGATGCCTGGATCAACCGCCAGCGCGAGAGGCATATGTCGCTGCTCAGGGAAAGCCTGCTTGCCGCGGCGCCCGCCGCCGCGGGCAAACATCGCGAACTTCTCAAGTCGGCGGCAATGCGACTGCTCGAACGCAGCCCGTCGGACGAGGAAGTCCGGGCGATCTTGAAGAGCGCGCTGGAATCGGAAGGGCGGCACCATGACGCGCAGGTCATCTTCGACAGCGTTAGCCTGTCAGTGCCTATCGCCAGCAACCAGCCCTCCGCGCCCGTCGAGGTCCTCGTCAGGGACGACCAACACCAGAGAAAGCCGCCGCGCCTCGTGCTGCTACCGCCAAACGCCGAGCGCGCAGATAGCGCCGCGGCGATCTTTGCAAGCTCGCTCATCGAGGACGTGACAATCGGCCTTTGCGCCCTTCGGTCGGTCAGTGTCATCGCGCCCTATACCGCGGCGCAGATCGGCCTTCAGGCCGACAAGGCCAACACCTACGAGCGGCACACCATCAGCTATATCCTCGACACGCGATTGACCGATGAGGGTGACCGCCAGAGCCTCTTTGCGCAACTGATCTTTTTTGCGAACGACGAAGTCATCTGGGCCGACCGGTTCAATCTCGTCGGCGATGGGCTGATGCGGTCGCGCAGAGGTATCGCGCACCAGATCGCCTCGGCGATCGCAAGCCAGGTCGAGCAGAACGAAGCCGCCCGGCACGCCTACGAGCGCAACGGCGAGTCCTATCGCAGCTATCTTCTCGGCCAGCGCTATCTCAAGCACCTCAACCTCCCCGAGATCCGCCGGGCGCGCAAGAGCTTCCGCGAAGCACTTGGCGGCCAGAGGGACTTCGCTCCAGCCATGAGCGGGCTCGCTCGGAGCTATTTCGTCGAATGGCTGCTGACGGCGCGCAACGATCGCGAGTTGTTGATGCTCGCCGAGAGCCATGCGCGCGAGGCCGTGGCCGCGGACGAAACGCTTGCTTCCGGGTACAGGGAGCTCGGCGTCGTCAAGCTCTACCTCCGCGAATTCGACGAAAGCGTAGAGTTCCACGACCGGGCGGAAGAGCTCAGCCCGCACTATGCCAATGTCATCGCCAGCTACGCCGATACCCTCGTGCAGGCCTCAAGGCCCGGAGAGGGCCTGCAGAAAATCGAGGCGGCGATCGACCTCAACCCGATCGCTCCGGACGAATATTTCTGGACCGCCGCCGGTGCCAGTTACTCTCTTCGCCGCTACGAACAGGCTCTCGCCTACATCGACCGGATGCGGGATCGCACACCAGCCGACCGGCTGTCGGCCGCGAGTTGGGGCATGCTGGGCGACCGCAGAAAGGCACGCCAGTTCGTGCGCAAGACATTCGATGTCCATCCGGATTTCGATCTCGGCAGGTGGATGGCGATCGTGCCCTTCCGCGAGGAATGGCAGAAGGAACATTATCGCGAGGGTTTGAAGAAGGCGGGTTTTTGA
- a CDS encoding RidA family protein, whose product MKRDNINAINAPQPRGGYSQAVSIENIQRLLFVSGQIPMTSDDVLPEGFEAQAGQVWLNIDAQLKAAGMTKANIVKVTTYLADRNHTLANREIRSDYLGALAPAMTLVIAGIFDSGWLLEVEVVAAE is encoded by the coding sequence ATGAAACGCGACAACATCAATGCGATCAACGCACCGCAGCCGCGTGGCGGCTACTCGCAGGCCGTCAGCATCGAGAATATTCAACGACTGCTCTTCGTCAGCGGCCAGATACCCATGACCTCCGATGACGTCTTGCCTGAGGGTTTTGAGGCGCAGGCAGGCCAGGTCTGGCTGAATATCGACGCCCAGCTCAAGGCTGCCGGCATGACCAAGGCCAACATCGTCAAGGTGACGACCTACCTCGCCGACAGGAACCACACCCTTGCGAACCGTGAGATCCGCAGCGACTATCTCGGTGCGCTGGCACCGGCGATGACGCTGGTGATTGCCGGGATCTTCGATTCCGGCTGGCTCCTGGAAGTCGAAGTGGTGGCGGCAGAATAG
- a CDS encoding helix-turn-helix domain-containing protein, whose amino-acid sequence MNKKDPNPIDTFVGSRVRMRRLMVGLSQEKLADGLGITFQQVQKYEKGTNRIGASRLQAIADILGVHPSFFFQREDDKASGRDSAGDMHESNEISSFVASKEGIALNRAFLKIADPVLRKKIISLVAAMAQAPDTESSTSVTSGARRTEPLHG is encoded by the coding sequence ATGAATAAGAAGGATCCAAACCCGATTGATACCTTCGTCGGTTCTCGCGTCAGAATGCGCAGGCTGATGGTGGGGCTGAGCCAGGAGAAGCTGGCCGATGGCCTGGGCATCACGTTCCAGCAGGTACAGAAGTACGAAAAGGGCACAAACCGCATCGGCGCGAGCCGTCTGCAGGCGATTGCGGATATTTTGGGTGTCCACCCGAGCTTCTTTTTCCAACGCGAAGATGACAAGGCGTCAGGACGAGACAGTGCCGGCGACATGCATGAATCGAACGAGATTTCTTCCTTCGTCGCGTCGAAGGAAGGCATTGCGCTCAACAGGGCGTTCCTGAAGATTGCCGATCCGGTGTTGCGGAAGAAGATCATCTCGCTCGTTGCCGCCATGGCGCAGGCACCGGATACGGAGTCGTCGACGAGCGTCACCTCTGGAGCGCGTCGCACAGAGCCTCTGCACGGCTAG